In Deinococcus sp. QL22, the following are encoded in one genomic region:
- a CDS encoding R3H domain-containing nucleic acid-binding protein yields MDNRTNLDDYLAGLGISEADEDEVTPPPPAPDASADALPAESTPNEDPKEVLERFLNALTSRMDDTLSVSVQQAEDALEAEITGENASKLAGRDGRLLGAIEVIAYTVLAKQAGRSDLRVRIDVGGFRKRQADTLTKLAERLAIQVAKSGEAHELQPMPASERRVIHIALKEHPDVMSESVGEGASRRLMIRPRHG; encoded by the coding sequence ATGGACAACCGCACGAACCTCGACGACTATCTCGCGGGCTTAGGGATCAGCGAGGCGGACGAGGACGAGGTCACGCCGCCGCCGCCTGCCCCGGACGCCTCGGCAGACGCTTTGCCCGCCGAGAGCACCCCCAACGAAGACCCCAAAGAGGTGCTGGAACGCTTCCTGAACGCCCTGACCAGCCGGATGGACGACACCCTCAGCGTCTCGGTGCAGCAGGCCGAAGACGCGCTGGAAGCCGAAATTACGGGTGAAAACGCTTCCAAGCTGGCAGGCCGCGACGGGCGCTTGCTGGGAGCAATTGAAGTGATCGCCTATACGGTGCTGGCGAAACAGGCTGGCCGCAGTGACCTGCGCGTGCGAATAGATGTGGGCGGCTTCCGCAAACGGCAGGCTGACACCCTGACCAAATTGGCCGAACGCCTCGCCATTCAGGTGGCCAAAAGCGGCGAGGCGCACGAGCTTCAGCCCATGCCCGCCTCCGAGCGCCGCGTGATTCACATTGCCCTTAAGGAACACCCGGACGTGATGAGCGAATCTGTGGGCGAAGGCGCTTCCCGCCGCCTGATGATTCGGCCCCGGCACGGCTAG
- the prmC gene encoding peptide chain release factor N(5)-glutamine methyltransferase yields MSTVKIWEIRAISRFVEVGLPSSKTDARELLKFVLRLDDTALFLSSDREVPEAQAAQLSALIDARAARIPLQHLLGEVEWGGVRLKADGRALIPRPETEWLLHLALETLRGTANPRVLDVGTGTGALALGIKVARPDAAVTASDISADALALAQENAALNELNVQFVQADLLHGLSGPYDLIVSNPPYLPDADQHSADPEVRHDPHLALYAGADGLSVARPLLAQARAALVAGGVLLLELDPRNAPTLAAEARSLGAVTEVLPDLAGRERFVQASWPPDVLTT; encoded by the coding sequence TTGTCCACCGTCAAAATTTGGGAAATTCGGGCCATCTCGCGTTTTGTAGAGGTGGGCCTGCCTTCCTCCAAAACCGATGCGCGGGAACTGCTTAAATTCGTTTTGAGATTGGACGATACGGCCCTGTTTTTGTCGTCTGACCGGGAAGTTCCGGAGGCTCAGGCGGCGCAACTGTCGGCCCTGATAGACGCCAGAGCCGCCCGCATTCCGCTGCAACACCTGTTGGGTGAAGTGGAATGGGGCGGCGTGCGCCTGAAAGCGGACGGGCGGGCGCTGATTCCCCGGCCCGAAACCGAATGGCTGCTGCATCTGGCACTGGAAACCCTGCGCGGCACAGCCAACCCCCGCGTGCTGGACGTGGGCACAGGCACAGGTGCACTGGCACTCGGCATCAAAGTTGCCCGACCCGACGCCGCCGTGACCGCCTCCGATATCAGCGCGGATGCTTTGGCATTGGCACAGGAGAACGCCGCGCTGAACGAGCTGAACGTGCAGTTTGTGCAGGCCGACTTGCTGCACGGTTTATCTGGCCCCTACGATCTGATCGTCAGCAATCCGCCCTACTTGCCCGACGCCGACCAGCACAGTGCCGACCCGGAGGTGCGCCACGATCCCCACCTGGCCCTGTACGCCGGAGCCGATGGCCTCAGCGTGGCGCGGCCCCTCTTAGCGCAGGCGCGGGCGGCACTTGTGGCAGGCGGCGTGTTGCTGCTGGAACTCGACCCCCGCAATGCGCCCACGCTGGCCGCCGAAGCCAGAAGTCTGGGCGCGGTGACGGAGGTGTTGCCCGATCTGGCAGGCCGTGAACGCTTTGTGCAGGCCAGCTGGCCGCCCGATGTCCTGACCACTTGA
- the purC gene encoding phosphoribosylaminoimidazolesuccinocarboxamide synthase — MTQPAHFQPHPDLGELRYEGKAKRVYATPDPAVYIVEYKDDATAFNGVKKAQIGGKGAINNAITAAIYPQLEAAGIPTHFIEKLSEREQRVKAVEIVPVEVIVRNVAAGSFSKRLNIEEGTPLPRPVVEYCYKSDALGDPLINTDTAISLGWATETELARIRELALQVREFLTPFFLARGIKLIDFKLEFGKLADGTIVLADEISPDTCRFWDAETNEKMDKDRFRRDLGGVEDAYAEMLKRVTQGV, encoded by the coding sequence ATGACCCAGCCTGCCCACTTTCAGCCCCATCCCGACCTCGGTGAACTGCGCTACGAAGGCAAGGCCAAACGCGTGTATGCCACACCCGACCCCGCCGTGTACATCGTGGAATACAAGGACGACGCCACCGCCTTCAACGGCGTGAAAAAGGCCCAGATTGGCGGCAAGGGAGCCATCAACAACGCGATCACGGCGGCCATTTATCCGCAGTTGGAGGCAGCGGGCATTCCCACCCACTTCATAGAAAAGCTGAGCGAGCGCGAGCAGCGCGTGAAAGCCGTGGAGATCGTACCCGTAGAAGTGATCGTGCGGAACGTGGCGGCGGGCAGTTTTTCCAAGCGGCTGAACATAGAGGAAGGCACGCCCCTGCCCCGGCCCGTGGTGGAGTACTGCTACAAATCCGACGCGCTGGGCGACCCGCTGATCAACACGGATACCGCCATCAGCCTCGGCTGGGCCACCGAAACCGAATTGGCCCGCATCCGTGAACTGGCCCTGCAGGTTCGCGAGTTCCTGACGCCTTTTTTCCTGGCACGCGGCATCAAACTGATCGACTTTAAGCTGGAATTTGGCAAGCTGGCCGACGGAACCATCGTGCTGGCCGATGAAATCAGCCCCGACACCTGCCGCTTCTGGGACGCCGAAACAAACGAAAAGATGGACAAAGACCGCTTCCGGCGCGATCTGGGCGGCGTGGAAGATGCCTATGCCGAGATGCTGAAGCGCGTGACACAAGGCGTCTGA
- the purS gene encoding phosphoribosylformylglycinamidine synthase subunit PurS produces MSPESTKTYQAKVFVTLKPSILDPQGRTVERALSHLGQQASSVRVGKLIELQLEGERGEVETRLQDMAVNVLSNPVMEDVRWELEEAPVQAVAGA; encoded by the coding sequence ATGTCCCCCGAATCCACCAAGACGTACCAGGCCAAAGTGTTCGTGACCCTCAAGCCGTCCATCCTCGATCCGCAGGGGCGCACCGTTGAACGCGCCCTGTCTCATCTGGGGCAGCAGGCCAGCAGCGTGCGCGTGGGCAAACTGATCGAACTGCAACTGGAAGGCGAGCGCGGCGAGGTGGAAACCCGCCTGCAAGACATGGCCGTGAACGTGCTGAGCAACCCCGTGATGGAAGACGTGCGCTGGGAGCTGGAAGAAGCCCCCGTGCAGGCGGTGGCGGGCGCGTGA
- the purQ gene encoding phosphoribosylformylglycinamidine synthase subunit PurQ, giving the protein MNVAVIQFPGSNCDGDALHAARLTLDPDAQFVWHTDEGLPAGTDLVFLPGGFSYGDHLRSGAVAARSPIMNAVKAHAERGGYVLGVCNGFQVLTESGLLPGALSRNTDLHFLCRPVHLRVETADTAFTGAYTAGQIIEIPIAHGEGNYYADPETVARLEGDGRVVFRYVDNPNGSLNDIAGILSDSGNVLGMMPHPERAVEALLGSEDGRGLFESLKGVLVK; this is encoded by the coding sequence GTGAACGTTGCCGTCATCCAGTTTCCCGGCTCCAACTGCGACGGCGACGCCCTGCACGCGGCCCGCCTGACCCTTGACCCAGACGCTCAGTTCGTGTGGCACACCGATGAGGGCCTGCCCGCCGGAACCGATCTGGTCTTTTTGCCCGGCGGATTCTCCTACGGCGACCACCTGAGAAGCGGCGCAGTGGCGGCCCGCAGCCCGATCATGAATGCGGTCAAGGCCCACGCCGAACGCGGCGGCTACGTGCTGGGCGTCTGCAACGGTTTTCAGGTGCTGACCGAATCGGGCCTGCTGCCGGGAGCGCTGAGCCGCAACACCGATCTGCACTTCCTGTGCCGCCCGGTGCATCTGCGCGTCGAAACCGCCGACACCGCCTTCACGGGCGCGTACACAGCGGGCCAGATCATAGAAATTCCGATTGCACATGGCGAGGGCAACTACTACGCCGACCCCGAAACCGTGGCGCGGCTGGAAGGCGATGGGCGCGTGGTCTTTCGGTACGTGGACAACCCCAACGGTTCTCTCAACGACATCGCTGGGATTCTGAGCGACTCAGGCAATGTGCTGGGCATGATGCCGCATCCCGAACGCGCCGTGGAAGCCCTGCTGGGCAGCGAAGACGGACGCGGGCTGTTCGAATCCCTGAAGGGAGTGTTGGTCAAATGA
- a CDS encoding DinB family protein — translation MTNLQTFLAEQYTAEIAAFRAVLDAVPEGNFATPGLGHSPAWHALHIAEWVRLTVLQDRTPNYHFLGWEDKPWVAPMGTDAAPLAETAAKAEILAHLDDTGAKAVAYLAAASDADLQGMTFSPSAPTGERPRLAAVGLHLRHIAYHRGQVALSRKEQA, via the coding sequence ATGACGAATCTGCAAACATTCTTGGCTGAGCAGTACACCGCCGAAATCGCGGCCTTCCGAGCTGTACTGGACGCGGTGCCCGAAGGGAATTTTGCTACCCCTGGCCTGGGCCACAGCCCCGCCTGGCACGCCCTCCACATCGCCGAATGGGTGCGCCTGACCGTGTTGCAAGACCGCACGCCGAATTATCATTTTCTGGGCTGGGAAGACAAGCCCTGGGTCGCGCCGATGGGTACCGACGCCGCGCCTCTGGCCGAAACCGCAGCCAAGGCCGAGATCCTGGCCCACCTGGACGATACAGGCGCAAAAGCCGTGGCTTATCTGGCCGCCGCAAGTGACGCTGACCTACAGGGCATGACCTTTTCCCCCAGCGCCCCGACTGGAGAGCGTCCCCGCCTCGCCGCGGTGGGGCTGCATCTGCGGCACATCGCGTACCACCGAGGGCAAGTGGCGCTGAGCCGCAAGGAGCAAGCATGA
- the purL gene encoding phosphoribosylformylglycinamidine synthase subunit PurL produces the protein MTASVPSLRDRAGTFGLSESEYDLLVEGIGREPNALEAAIVGAMWSEHCGYKNSRPLFSAFPTTGPQVLQGPGENAGVVDIGDGWGVAFKMESHNHPSAVEPVQGAATGVGGILRDIFAMGARPFAVLDSLRFGDPDSPRTRFLVNGVVDGIAHYGNAIGVPTVGGEVTFHPSYQENPLVNVMALGLLRHEDLAKGTMGEVGNRIVYVGSKTGRDGLGGAVFASADLSDASQADRPAVQVGDPFMEKLLLEATLDVINAGVVAGVQDMGAAGLVSSTCEMAYRAGLGITMDLDRVPTRESGMVPMELCLSESQERMILVPVPGREDEMHALLDKWELDVIDIGQVEAHDRYRLTWRGEVVCDLPVALLNEAPKYTREGVESEDIKAARERDLTGLPVPADLGSVLLQLLAHPTIASKRPIHERFDHQVMTNTVVVPGAADAAVMRVKGSDKGVAATSDCNPRFVQLDPYTGAAAAVAEAARNLACVGATPLAITDNLNFGNPHRPEVYYQLQQAVQGIADACRALNTPVTGGNVSLYNQYVDQTTGRTVAIHPTPTIGMVGVLPDVRVRATLNLKAEGQTLYLLGEVGDSIGASQYLETVHGLEAGRVPALDLDLEARVIAGTLALIRTHLTDTAHDCAEGGLAVALAEMGMASGVGLQVTLPGSARADALLYGEAHSRVIVAVTDTDAAERTLTEMNVPFTRLGTSGGNSVTISLPAQDLQLSVKLSELKAAYDAPLREILG, from the coding sequence ATGACCGCAAGCGTTCCATCCCTGCGCGACCGGGCCGGAACTTTTGGCCTCAGCGAAAGCGAATATGACCTGCTCGTCGAAGGCATTGGCCGCGAGCCGAACGCCCTGGAAGCCGCCATCGTAGGCGCGATGTGGTCTGAACACTGCGGTTACAAAAACTCCCGGCCGCTGTTCAGCGCTTTCCCCACCACCGGGCCGCAGGTGCTGCAAGGCCCCGGCGAGAATGCGGGCGTGGTGGACATCGGCGACGGCTGGGGTGTGGCGTTCAAGATGGAATCTCACAACCACCCCAGCGCCGTGGAACCCGTGCAGGGCGCAGCGACGGGCGTGGGCGGCATCCTGCGCGACATCTTTGCCATGGGCGCTCGGCCCTTTGCGGTGCTGGACAGCCTGCGCTTCGGCGACCCCGACAGCCCCCGCACCCGCTTCCTGGTCAACGGCGTGGTAGACGGCATTGCCCATTACGGCAACGCGATTGGCGTGCCCACCGTGGGCGGCGAGGTCACGTTTCACCCCAGCTATCAGGAAAACCCGCTGGTGAACGTGATGGCCCTTGGCCTGCTGCGGCACGAAGACTTGGCGAAGGGCACGATGGGCGAAGTGGGCAACCGGATCGTGTACGTAGGCAGCAAAACCGGGCGCGACGGGCTGGGCGGCGCGGTGTTCGCCTCTGCCGACCTGAGCGACGCCAGCCAGGCTGACCGCCCTGCCGTGCAGGTGGGCGATCCCTTCATGGAAAAACTGCTGCTGGAAGCCACGCTGGACGTGATCAACGCGGGCGTAGTGGCGGGCGTGCAGGACATGGGCGCGGCGGGCTTGGTCAGTTCGACCTGCGAAATGGCCTACCGCGCAGGCCTCGGCATCACGATGGATTTAGACCGCGTGCCCACCCGCGAATCGGGCATGGTACCGATGGAACTGTGCCTGAGTGAGTCTCAGGAGCGCATGATTCTGGTGCCGGTGCCGGGGCGCGAGGACGAGATGCACGCCCTGCTGGACAAGTGGGAACTGGACGTGATCGACATAGGACAGGTGGAAGCCCATGACCGCTACCGCCTGACCTGGCGCGGCGAGGTGGTGTGCGACCTGCCCGTCGCCCTGCTGAACGAAGCGCCGAAATACACCCGCGAGGGCGTGGAATCGGAAGACATCAAGGCGGCCCGCGAGCGCGACCTGACGGGCCTGCCCGTGCCTGCCGATCTGGGAAGCGTGCTCCTGCAACTGCTGGCCCACCCCACCATTGCCAGCAAACGCCCTATTCACGAGCGTTTCGACCATCAGGTGATGACCAACACCGTCGTCGTGCCCGGAGCCGCCGACGCCGCCGTCATGCGCGTGAAGGGGTCAGATAAGGGTGTGGCCGCCACCTCGGACTGCAACCCGCGTTTTGTGCAACTAGATCCGTATACCGGGGCCGCCGCCGCTGTGGCCGAGGCTGCCCGCAACCTGGCCTGCGTGGGCGCGACACCGCTCGCCATTACCGACAACCTGAACTTTGGTAACCCGCACCGCCCCGAGGTGTATTACCAGCTTCAACAGGCTGTGCAGGGCATCGCCGACGCCTGCCGCGCCCTGAATACCCCGGTCACGGGCGGCAACGTGAGCCTGTACAACCAGTACGTAGACCAGACCACAGGCCGCACCGTTGCCATTCATCCCACCCCCACGATTGGCATGGTGGGCGTGCTGCCCGACGTGAGGGTGCGGGCCACGCTGAACCTTAAGGCGGAGGGCCAGACGCTGTATCTGCTGGGCGAGGTCGGAGATTCCATAGGAGCCAGCCAGTATCTGGAAACCGTGCATGGGCTGGAAGCGGGCCGTGTACCTGCCCTAGACCTTGATCTGGAAGCCCGCGTGATCGCCGGAACATTGGCCCTGATCCGCACGCACCTGACCGATACCGCCCACGACTGCGCCGAGGGTGGTTTGGCCGTGGCACTGGCCGAAATGGGCATGGCAAGTGGCGTGGGGTTACAGGTGACCCTGCCCGGAAGCGCCCGCGCCGACGCCCTGTTGTATGGGGAAGCCCACAGCCGCGTCATCGTTGCGGTAACAGACACGGACGCCGCCGAACGTACCCTCACGGAAATGAACGTGCCGTTTACCCGCCTCGGCACCAGCGGCGGTAACAGCGTGACCATTTCGCTGCCCGCGCAAGATTTACAGTTGAGCGTGAAGCTCTCGGAATTGAAAGCAGCCTACGACGCGCCCCTGCGGGAGATCTTGGGATGA
- the purF gene encoding amidophosphoribosyltransferase — MVGDNWTDSPDMDADFDPALDKPREECGVFGMYSPHALDLAWLTYLGIFALQHRGQEAAGMCVSDGDKFHVEKDLGLVTQVFDERRLERVRLPNARVSIGHVRYSTTGSNLRFNAQPLTTRTNKGILGLAHNGNFVNAREVRNQMLMEGALFATTNDSEVMLNLIARESHMDLVEATAGAMQQLKGGYACVLMSRTALIGFRDPNGVRPLVIGQRDDGAYVIASEPCALYTVGARLLRDVLPGELVWVDEGGLHSLMVHPAAPTPCAFEWIYFARSDGELDGVDTYASRIRMGMQLAREHPVEADVVVPVPDSGIGAAIGYARESGLPFDYGLSKNPYAGRTFIAPTQEARDLKVRMKLSPTSAVRGKRVILVDDSIVRGTTSSLIVNLLRDAGATEVHFRVSSPPIKHPCFYGIDTAARKELVASTHSLEQIRQLIGADTLAFISERGLAEAVSGPGLCLACFNGNYPAGTPLLNDVDKLALEV; from the coding sequence ATGGTGGGCGACAACTGGACGGATAGCCCGGACATGGACGCCGACTTCGACCCCGCCCTCGACAAGCCGCGCGAGGAATGCGGCGTGTTCGGCATGTACTCGCCGCACGCCCTTGATCTGGCGTGGCTGACCTACCTCGGCATCTTTGCCCTGCAGCACCGGGGGCAGGAGGCGGCGGGCATGTGCGTCAGCGACGGCGACAAGTTCCACGTGGAAAAAGACCTCGGACTGGTCACGCAGGTCTTCGACGAGCGGCGGCTGGAGCGGGTACGGCTCCCCAATGCCCGCGTCAGCATCGGACATGTGCGCTACTCCACGACCGGCAGCAATCTACGCTTCAATGCCCAGCCCCTCACGACCCGCACCAACAAGGGCATTCTGGGCTTGGCACACAACGGCAATTTTGTGAATGCCCGCGAGGTTCGCAACCAGATGTTGATGGAAGGTGCACTGTTCGCCACCACCAACGACTCTGAAGTGATGCTGAACCTGATCGCCCGCGAGTCGCACATGGACTTGGTGGAAGCCACCGCCGGGGCCATGCAGCAACTGAAAGGCGGCTATGCCTGTGTGCTGATGAGCCGCACGGCCCTGATCGGATTCCGCGACCCCAACGGCGTGCGCCCTCTGGTGATCGGGCAGCGCGATGACGGCGCATACGTGATCGCCTCTGAACCCTGCGCCCTGTACACGGTGGGCGCGAGGCTCCTGCGTGACGTGCTGCCCGGAGAACTGGTCTGGGTAGACGAGGGTGGCCTACACAGCCTGATGGTGCATCCCGCCGCGCCGACTCCCTGCGCCTTCGAGTGGATCTATTTTGCCCGCAGCGACGGAGAACTGGACGGCGTGGACACCTATGCCAGCCGCATTCGCATGGGCATGCAACTGGCCCGCGAACACCCAGTCGAGGCCGACGTGGTGGTGCCTGTACCCGATTCCGGCATCGGCGCAGCCATCGGGTACGCCCGCGAAAGTGGCTTGCCCTTCGACTACGGCCTTTCCAAGAATCCGTACGCGGGCCGCACCTTTATTGCGCCCACACAGGAAGCCCGTGACCTGAAAGTGCGGATGAAGCTCTCGCCCACCAGCGCCGTGCGCGGCAAACGGGTGATTTTGGTAGACGACTCCATCGTGCGCGGCACCACTTCCAGCCTGATCGTGAACCTGCTGCGCGACGCCGGGGCCACAGAAGTGCATTTCCGGGTGTCCAGCCCGCCGATCAAGCACCCTTGTTTTTACGGCATCGACACCGCTGCCCGCAAGGAACTGGTGGCCAGCACGCACAGCCTGGAGCAAATCCGGCAACTGATCGGGGCCGATACACTCGCCTTCATCAGCGAGCGCGGGCTAGCCGAAGCCGTCAGCGGGCCCGGCCTGTGCCTGGCCTGTTTCAACGGCAACTATCCGGCGGGGACGCCGCTGCTGAACGATGTGGATAAGCTGGCGCTGGAGGTCTAA
- a CDS encoding alpha/beta fold hydrolase: MTWSDDAFEQRLNGADLYFEVTGPEDTDAPALIYLHGGPGYNSYSFRALFGERLEHRRVIYLDQRGSGRSGPLEDTEQGDTALDLDTLVADVEALRDHLDLGPIIPLGHGFGALVALEYARRHPQTTARVVVVNPWVHFPELALTLLAEASARRKVALNDPAADLRTNTPEGEYAAVGNARVEAAFELLNGRDLLNAMQFKDAPSRMHLEFADAGGQLAGGGEVQEALVYQGMWEFEYTPFLQEVRRPIFVIAGAHDRTSYPEQVGWLADLADADVTVLDAGHYPWIDDEEAFAEALEEALTR; encoded by the coding sequence ATGACGTGGTCTGACGATGCCTTTGAACAGCGCCTGAACGGTGCGGATTTGTATTTCGAGGTGACTGGCCCGGAAGACACCGATGCTCCCGCCCTGATCTATTTGCACGGCGGCCCCGGCTACAACAGCTATTCCTTCCGGGCACTATTTGGAGAACGCCTGGAACATCGCCGGGTGATCTATCTGGATCAGCGGGGGTCGGGGCGCAGCGGGCCGCTGGAAGACACCGAGCAGGGCGACACCGCACTGGATCTGGATACGTTGGTGGCCGATGTGGAAGCCCTGCGCGATCACTTGGACTTGGGGCCAATTATCCCTCTGGGGCACGGTTTTGGAGCGTTGGTGGCGCTGGAATATGCGCGGCGGCATCCTCAAACGACGGCGCGGGTGGTGGTGGTCAATCCGTGGGTACATTTTCCCGAATTGGCCCTGACCCTGTTGGCCGAGGCGAGCGCCCGCCGCAAAGTAGCCCTGAACGATCCCGCCGCCGACCTGCGGACCAACACGCCCGAAGGAGAGTACGCGGCGGTAGGCAACGCCCGCGTAGAAGCCGCCTTCGAACTGCTGAACGGGCGCGACCTGCTGAACGCCATGCAGTTTAAAGACGCCCCCAGCCGCATGCACCTTGAATTTGCCGATGCCGGGGGCCAGTTGGCAGGCGGCGGCGAGGTGCAGGAAGCGTTGGTGTACCAGGGTATGTGGGAGTTTGAATACACGCCCTTTTTGCAAGAAGTTCGCCGCCCCATTTTCGTGATCGCGGGCGCACACGACCGTACCAGTTACCCCGAACAGGTGGGCTGGCTGGCCGACCTGGCCGACGCCGACGTGACCGTGCTGGACGCCGGACACTACCCGTGGATAGACGACGAAGAAGCTTTTGCAGAGGCGTTGGAGGAGGCGTTGACGCGGTAA
- a CDS encoding single-stranded DNA-binding protein, whose translation MADLDRVREALRASMTAWATLEVRGDQARVTPAPDPDALAALLDRVDPTWGIGWGCDSMTPPVVRARLTVLGVQREGLAQAHSLADAKLAALADAGRLFGVGSSSEGQWVEYDAEDGANTSDLDVEADGEGVTMSGTMPLPPEPPRDPQMEKARRHIEDLMEQLKAAGKGGAAARVVLRGYGETVDESRAIYKELQGILKG comes from the coding sequence ATGGCCGACCTAGACCGTGTACGTGAGGCGCTGCGTGCCAGCATGACCGCTTGGGCAACGTTGGAAGTCCGGGGCGATCAGGCCCGCGTGACGCCCGCCCCCGACCCCGATGCCCTGGCCGCGCTGCTTGACCGGGTAGACCCGACCTGGGGCATCGGCTGGGGCTGCGACTCCATGACGCCGCCTGTGGTGCGTGCCCGCCTGACCGTGTTGGGCGTGCAGCGAGAAGGGCTGGCGCAGGCACACTCTCTGGCGGATGCCAAACTGGCCGCCCTGGCCGACGCGGGCCGCCTGTTTGGGGTGGGCAGCAGCAGCGAAGGGCAGTGGGTGGAATACGACGCCGAAGATGGAGCCAACACCTCTGATCTGGATGTAGAGGCTGACGGCGAGGGCGTGACCATGTCCGGAACAATGCCGCTGCCGCCTGAACCGCCCCGCGACCCCCAGATGGAAAAGGCGCGGCGGCATATAGAAGACCTGATGGAGCAACTGAAGGCAGCAGGCAAGGGCGGCGCGGCGGCGCGGGTGGTGTTGCGCGGCTACGGCGAAACGGTGGATGAGAGCCGGGCTATTTATAAGGAACTTCAGGGGATTCTGAAGGGCTAA
- a CDS encoding metallophosphoesterase has translation MQKFIAIGDVHADWDGLWGALRAASCVDMEGLPTPPVRMGRYQVILIGDLVHPKNLHEYARLTGLLDFDPRDHDHLFLAAREQVKQLERLKAYQEAAPHAVHIILGNHDDAVLNTSYVLGTTGGMVHVEFDPAHGGIHLPHHLSTWMQGFPREVRLAGVQFAHVSPMPAHTYYDDLFYADHSTKRWFRDSPEYVQMAGLAFGVYGHTQLEKGIYIHAEGGKRPDFAMIDALQSREYLELMLDANARTPVQSVRAVPF, from the coding sequence GTGCAGAAGTTTATTGCCATAGGAGACGTTCACGCCGACTGGGACGGCCTGTGGGGGGCACTCCGGGCGGCGAGTTGCGTGGATATGGAAGGACTGCCGACGCCGCCCGTGCGGATGGGCCGGTATCAGGTCATTCTGATCGGCGACCTCGTGCATCCCAAAAATCTGCATGAATACGCCCGCCTCACTGGGCTGCTGGACTTTGATCCCCGCGACCACGACCATTTGTTTTTGGCCGCACGGGAACAGGTCAAACAGCTAGAGCGCCTCAAGGCCTATCAGGAGGCTGCGCCACACGCAGTGCATATTATTTTGGGCAACCATGATGACGCCGTACTGAATACCTCATATGTGTTGGGCACAACCGGGGGCATGGTGCATGTGGAATTCGACCCAGCCCACGGCGGCATCCATCTGCCGCACCACCTCAGTACCTGGATGCAAGGCTTCCCACGTGAGGTGCGCTTGGCGGGGGTGCAGTTCGCGCACGTGAGCCCCATGCCCGCCCACACCTACTACGACGACCTGTTTTATGCCGACCACTCCACCAAACGCTGGTTCCGCGACTCGCCGGAATACGTGCAGATGGCGGGCTTGGCCTTCGGCGTGTACGGCCACACCCAGCTGGAAAAAGGCATTTATATCCATGCAGAGGGAGGCAAACGCCCCGACTTTGCCATGATTGACGCCCTGCAAAGCCGCGAATACTTAGAACTGATGCTGGATGCGAACGCTCGCACGCCGGTTCAGAGTGTCCGGGCTGTGCCGTTTTAG